A single region of the Salvia miltiorrhiza cultivar Shanhuang (shh) chromosome 8, IMPLAD_Smil_shh, whole genome shotgun sequence genome encodes:
- the LOC131000387 gene encoding transcription factor UPBEAT1, which produces MAAANSVLDDCELAMPLCRSRKLRSARCRNGGAAVMMRRAERRRRGSPRNAVERKVRTLKKLIPNCESMGVERLFRETAEYIVALQRRVKVMQTVVDALSSASDDE; this is translated from the coding sequence ATGGCCGCTGCGAACTCGGTCCTCGACGACTGCGAACTCGCGATGCCGTTGTGCCGGAGCCGGAAGCTGCGGAGCGCGAGATGCAGAAACGGCGGCGCGGCGGTGATGATGCGGAGAGCGGAGCGGCGCCGCCGCGGCTCGCCGCGAAACGCAGTGGAGAGGAAGGTGAGGACGCTGAAGAAGCTGATTCCGAACTGCGAGTCGATGGGGGTGGAGCGGCTGTTCAGGGAGACGGCGGAGTATATCGTGGCGCTGCAGAGGAGAGTGAAGGTTATGCAGACGGTGGTTGATGCGTTGTCGTCGGCTTCGGATGATGAGTGA